A window from Clupea harengus chromosome 14, Ch_v2.0.2, whole genome shotgun sequence encodes these proteins:
- the srp14 gene encoding signal recognition particle 14 kDa protein, with translation MVLLENDSFLTELTRLFQKCRTSGSVVITLKKYDGRTKPAPRKGHLETFDPADNKCLLRASDGKRKISTVVNTKEVIKFQMAYSNLLRAHIDGLKKKDKKSKSKKTKATQ, from the exons atGGTCTTGTTAGAAAACGACTCG TTTCTCACAGAGCTGACGCGACTGTTTCAGAAATGCAGAACAAGCGGCAGTGTGGTCATCACTTTAAAGAAAT ATGATGGTCGAACGAAACCTGCCCCAAGGAAAGGTCACCTGGAGACGTTTGATCCTGCCGACAACAAATGCCTCCTCAGAGCCTCAGATGGCAAGAGAAAGATAAGCACAGTG GTCAACACCAAAGAGGTTATCAAGTTTCAGATG GCTTACTCCAATCTGTTGCGAGCGCACATCGACGGGCTGAAGAAGAAGGACAAGAAGAGCAAAAGCAAGAAGACCAAAGCCACGCAGTGA